CCGCCCCAGCCTCCCGTTAAAGGTCATCGAAAACACCAGCCCCATCACCGCAATCGCCAGCAACCCCGCCACGCGCGACACCGCATTATTGATGCCCGAAGCCACACCTGCCCGGCTCTGATCGATCGAACTCATCACCGTAGTCGTCAACGGAGCCACGCTCACCGCCAGCCCCAGCCCCAGCACAATCACCGCCGGAAATACCGTAGACCAGTAACCCCCACCCATCCCACCCCGCTGAAACAAACCAAATCCCACCCCGGCAATCAACGGCCCAACAATCAGCGGCAGCCGTGCCCCATACTTCACAATCAACCCACCCGACCAGCGCGACAGCAAAAAGATGAGAAGAATCAGCGGAAGCAAAGCCCCGCCCGCCTGCGTAGCCGAATAGTGCTGCACCTGAATCAGATCCAACGGCAAAAAGAACAATACCCCACTCAGCGCCGCATACAAAAACAACGTCATCAGATTCGCCCCACTGAAGGTCCGCGATCGAAACAGACCCAGCGGCAGCATCGGAGACTCAGACCGCGACTCCACCACAAAGAAAGCCGCAAGAGCCACCGCACCGACCACTGCAGCAACCAACGCCCTCCTCCCACCGTGGCCAGCCTCAATCAACCCAAACGTAATCCCGCACAATCCCACCGTAGCCAGAGCCGCCCCCCACCCATCCAGCCTCTGAACCATCTCCTCATCGCGACTCTCCGGCACCCGTGCCAAAGAGATCAACACCACCAGCACCGCCAGCGGCAAGTTGATAAAGAACACCCAACGCCACGAGAGATGTTCGATCAACCAACCACCCAGCACAG
The nucleotide sequence above comes from Tunturibacter empetritectus. Encoded proteins:
- a CDS encoding MFS transporter, yielding MPNLPCEEGAMRSVASAPAKTRGGVWVLAATILGSSMVFIDGTVVNVALPALQSSLNATVTDVQWVVEAYALFLAALLLVGGSLGDLYGRRKIFLVGVVLFAGASAWCGFASDVRALIVARGLQGVGGALLVPGSLALISSSFCAEERGRAIGTWSGFTAITTAVGPVLGGWLIEHLSWRWVFFINLPLAVLVVLISLARVPESRDEEMVQRLDGWGAALATVGLCGITFGLIEAGHGGRRALVAAVVGAVALAAFFVVESRSESPMLPLGLFRSRTFSGANLMTLFLYAALSGVLFFLPLDLIQVQHYSATQAGGALLPLILLIFLLSRWSGGLIVKYGARLPLIVGPLIAGVGFGLFQRGGMGGGYWSTVFPAVIVLGLGLAVSVAPLTTTVMSSIDQSRAGVASGINNAVSRVAGLLAIAVMGLVFSMTFNGRLGRGLDELGLPAAERQSVEAQRAKLAAAKSDDVRVQRLIGESFVGAYGVVLWIAVGLSVASALSAALLIEKRPEPTRA